A part of Phaenicophaeus curvirostris isolate KB17595 chromosome 29, BPBGC_Pcur_1.0, whole genome shotgun sequence genomic DNA contains:
- the LOC138732184 gene encoding loricrin-like isoform X5 produces the protein MCSRQTSSQSSGCHSGGSGCHGGSSSSYQAQGSSCCGGSSSGSSSGGGGGCCCSGGSSGYSMGGGYSGGSGGSGQKIIISSGGGGGGSSGCCGGGSSGGSSGGKIIIGGGGGGGSSGCCSGGSSYGMGGGSGGGSSGSKSIIGGGSSGGSSGCCGGGSSGGSSGGKIIIGGGSSGGSSGCCSGGSSYGMGGGSGGGSSGSKSIMGGGSSGGSSGCCGGGSSGGSSGTKIIIGGGSSGGSSGCCSGGSSYGMGGGSGGGSSGSKSIIGGGSSGGSSGCCGGGSGGGSSGTKIIIGGGSSGGSSGCCSGGSSYGMGGGSGGGSSGSKSIIGGGSSGGSSGCCGGGSGGGSSGTKIIIGGGSSGGSSGCCSGGSGYGMGGGSSGGSSGSKSIMGGGSSGGSSGCCSGGSSYGMGGGSSGGSSGTKIIIGGGSSGGSSGCCSGGSSYGMGGGSSGGSSGSKSIMGGGSSGGSSGCCSGGSSYGMGGGSSGGSSGTKIIIGGGGSGGSSGCCSGGSSYGMGGGSSGGSSGSKSIIGGGSSGGSSGCCSGGSSYGMSGGSSGGSSGTKIIIGSGSSGGSSGCCSGGSSYGMGGGSSGGSSGSKSIMGGGSSGGSSGCCSGGSSGGSSGTKIIIGGGSSGGSSGCCSGGSSYGMGGGSSGGSSGSKSIMGGGGGGGSSGCCGGGSSGYGMGGGYSGGSGGSGQKIIISSGGGGGGSSGCCGGGSSGGSSGGKIIMGGGGGGGSSGCCSGGSSGGSGTIIISSGGGSGGSYQSSQQKCPIVIPIIGSHQTKQACHWPPSQQK, from the exons ATGTGCTCCAGACAGACATCCTCCCAGTCCAGTGGATGCCACAGCGGTGGCTCTGGCTGCCACGggggcagctcctccagctACCAAGCACAGGGCTCCTCCTGCTGTGGAGGCTCCAGCTCAGGCAGCTCCAGTGGTGGAGGAGGCGGATGCTGCTGCAGTGGGGGCTCCTCAGGGTACAGCATGGGAGGAGGATACAGCGGTGGCAGTGGGGGATCTGGCCAGAAGATCATCATTAGCTCAGGCGGTGGAGGAGGAGGCTCATCTGGATGCTGCGGCGGGGGATCCAGTGGTGGTTCTTCCGGAGGCAAGATCATCATCGGAGGTGGAGGCGGTGGAGGATCCTCTGGATGCTGCAGTGGAGGATCCAGCTATGGCATGGGAGGAGGATCCGGAGGTGGGTCTTCAGGATCAAAGAGCATCATTGGAGGTGGAAGTAGTGGAGGATCTTCTGGATGCTGCGGCGGGGGATCCAGTGGTGGTTCTTCAGGAGGCAAGATCATAATTGGAGGTGGAAGTAGTGGAGGATCTTCTGGTTGCTGCAGTGGAGGATCCAGCTATGGCATGGGAGGAGGATCCGGAGGTGGGTCTTCAGGATCAAAGAGCATCATGGGAGGTGGAAGTAGTGGAGGATCTTCTGGATGCTGTGGTGGGGGATCCAGTGGTGGATCTTCAGGAACAAAGATCATAATTGGAGGTGGAAGTAGTGGAGGATCTTCTGGGTGTTGTAGTGGAGGATCCAGCTATGGCATGGGAGGAGGATCCGGAGGTGGGTCTTCAGGATCGAAGAGTATCATTGGAGGTGGAAGTAGTGGAGGATCTTCTGGATGCTGTGGTGGGGGATCCGGTGGTGGGTCTTCAGGAACAAAGATCATAATTGGAGGTGGCAGTAGTGGAGGATCTTCTGGTTGCTGCAGTGGAGGATCCAGCTATGGCATGGGAGGAGGATCTGGAGGTGGGTCTTCAGGATCAAAGAGTATCATTGGAGGTGGAAGTAGTGGAGGATCCTCTGGATGCTGTGGTGGGGGATCCGGTGGTGGGTCTTCAGGAACAAAGATCATAATTGGAGGTGGCAGTAGTGGAGGATCTTCTGGATGCTGCAGTGGAGGATCTGGCTATGGCATGGGTGGGGGATCCAGTGGTGGATCTTCAGGATCAAAGAGCATCATGGGAGGTGGCAGTAGTGGAGGATCTTCTGGATGCTGCAGTGGAGGATCCAGCTATGGCATGGGAGGAGGATCCAGTGGTGGGTCTTCAGGAACAAAGATCATAATTGGAGGTGGCAGTAGTGGAGGATCTTCTGGATGCTGCAGTGGAGGATCCAGCTATGGCATGGGTGGGGGATCCAGTGGTGGATCTTCAGGATCAAAGAGCATCATGGGAGGTGGCAGTAGTGGAGGATCTTCTGGATGCTGCAGTGGAGGATCCAGCTATGGCATGGGAGGAGGATCCAGTGGTGGGTCTTCAGGAACAAAGATCATTATTGGAG GTGGAGGCAGTGGAGGATCCTCTGGATGCTGCAGTGGAGGATCCAGCTATGGCATGGGAGGAGGATCCAGTGGGGGGTCTTCAGGATCAAAGAGCATCATTGGAGGTGGAAGTAGTGGAGGATCCTCTGGATGCTGTAGTGGAGGATCCAGCTATGGCATGAGTGGAGGATCTAGTGGTGGGTCTTCAGGAACAAAGATCATAATTGGAAGTGGCAGTAGTGGAGGATCTTCTGGATGCTGTAGTGGAGGATCCAGCTATGGCATGGGTGGAGGATCCAGTGGTGGGTCTTCAGGATCAAAGAGCATCATGGGAGGTGGCAGTAGTGGAGGATCCTCTGGATGCTGCAGTGGAGGATCCAGTGGTGGGTCTTCAGGAACAAAGATCATTATTGGAGGTGGCAGTAGTGGAGGATCCTCTGGATGCTGCAGTGGGGGATCCAGCTATGGCATGGGAGGAGGATCCAGTGGTGGGTCTTCAGGATCAAAGAGCATCATGGGAG gtggaggtggtggaggatcTTCTGGATGCTGTGGTGGGGGCTCCTCAGGGTACGGCATGGGAGGAGGATACAGTGGTGGCAGTGGGGGATCTGGCCAGAAGATCATCATTAGCTCAGGCGGTGGAGGAGGAGGCTCATCTGGATGCTGTGGTGGGGGATCCAGTGGTGGGTCTTCAGGAGGCAAAATCATCATgggaggtggaggtggtggaggatcCTCTGGATGCTGCAGTGGAGGATCCAGTGGTGGCAGTGGCACGATCATCATCAGCTCCGGAGGGGGCAGTGGAGGCTCCTACCAGTCCTCACAACAGAAGTGCCCTATTGTCATCCCCATCATCGGTTCCCATCAAACCAAGCAGGCCTGTCACTGGCCACCCTCCCAGCAGAAGTAA
- the LOC138732184 gene encoding loricrin-like isoform X6, which produces MCSRQTSSQSSGCHSGGSGCHGGSSSSYQAQGSSCCGGSSSGSSSGGGGGCCCSGGSSGYSMGGGYSGGSGGSGQKIIISSGGGGGGSSGCCGGGSSGGSSGGKIIIGGGGGGGSSGCCSGGSSYGMGGGSGGGSSGSKSIIGGGSSGGSSGCCGGGSSGGSSGGKIIIGGGSSGGSSGCCSGGSSYGMGGGSGGGSSGSKSIMGGGSSGGSSGCCGGGSSGGSSGTKIIIGGGSSGGSSGCCSGGSSYGMGGGSGGGSSGSKSIIGGGSSGGSSGCCGGGSGGGSSGTKIIIGGGSSGGSSGCCSGGSSYGMGGGSGGGSSGSKSIIGGGSSGGSSGCCGGGSGGGSSGTKIIIGGGSSGGSSGCCSGGSGYGMGGGSSGGSSGSKSIMGGGSSGGSSGCCSGGSSYGMGGGSSGGSSGTKIIIGGGSSGGSSGCCSGGSSYGMGGGSSGGSSGSKSIMGGGSSGGSSGCCSGGSSYGMGGGSSGGSSGTKIIIGGGGSGGSSGCCSGGSSYGMGGGSSGGSSGSKSIIGGGSSGGSSGCCSGGSSYGMSGGSSGGSSGTKIIIGSGSSGGSSGCCSGGSSYGMGGGSSGGSSGSKSIMGGGSSGGSSGCCSGGSSYGMGGGSSGGSSGSKSIMGGGGGGGSSGCCGGGSSGYGMGGGYSGGSGGSGQKIIISSGGGGGGSSGCCGGGSSGGSSGGKIIMGGGGGGGSSGCCSGGSSGGSGTIIISSGGGSGGSYQSSQQKCPIVIPIIGSHQTKQACHWPPSQQK; this is translated from the exons ATGTGCTCCAGACAGACATCCTCCCAGTCCAGTGGATGCCACAGCGGTGGCTCTGGCTGCCACGggggcagctcctccagctACCAAGCACAGGGCTCCTCCTGCTGTGGAGGCTCCAGCTCAGGCAGCTCCAGTGGTGGAGGAGGCGGATGCTGCTGCAGTGGGGGCTCCTCAGGGTACAGCATGGGAGGAGGATACAGCGGTGGCAGTGGGGGATCTGGCCAGAAGATCATCATTAGCTCAGGCGGTGGAGGAGGAGGCTCATCTGGATGCTGCGGCGGGGGATCCAGTGGTGGTTCTTCCGGAGGCAAGATCATCATCGGAGGTGGAGGCGGTGGAGGATCCTCTGGATGCTGCAGTGGAGGATCCAGCTATGGCATGGGAGGAGGATCCGGAGGTGGGTCTTCAGGATCAAAGAGCATCATTGGAGGTGGAAGTAGTGGAGGATCTTCTGGATGCTGCGGCGGGGGATCCAGTGGTGGTTCTTCAGGAGGCAAGATCATAATTGGAGGTGGAAGTAGTGGAGGATCTTCTGGTTGCTGCAGTGGAGGATCCAGCTATGGCATGGGAGGAGGATCCGGAGGTGGGTCTTCAGGATCAAAGAGCATCATGGGAGGTGGAAGTAGTGGAGGATCTTCTGGATGCTGTGGTGGGGGATCCAGTGGTGGATCTTCAGGAACAAAGATCATAATTGGAGGTGGAAGTAGTGGAGGATCTTCTGGGTGTTGTAGTGGAGGATCCAGCTATGGCATGGGAGGAGGATCCGGAGGTGGGTCTTCAGGATCGAAGAGTATCATTGGAGGTGGAAGTAGTGGAGGATCTTCTGGATGCTGTGGTGGGGGATCCGGTGGTGGGTCTTCAGGAACAAAGATCATAATTGGAGGTGGCAGTAGTGGAGGATCTTCTGGTTGCTGCAGTGGAGGATCCAGCTATGGCATGGGAGGAGGATCTGGAGGTGGGTCTTCAGGATCAAAGAGTATCATTGGAGGTGGAAGTAGTGGAGGATCCTCTGGATGCTGTGGTGGGGGATCCGGTGGTGGGTCTTCAGGAACAAAGATCATAATTGGAGGTGGCAGTAGTGGAGGATCTTCTGGATGCTGCAGTGGAGGATCTGGCTATGGCATGGGTGGGGGATCCAGTGGTGGATCTTCAGGATCAAAGAGCATCATGGGAGGTGGCAGTAGTGGAGGATCTTCTGGATGCTGCAGTGGAGGATCCAGCTATGGCATGGGAGGAGGATCCAGTGGTGGGTCTTCAGGAACAAAGATCATAATTGGAGGTGGCAGTAGTGGAGGATCTTCTGGATGCTGCAGTGGAGGATCCAGCTATGGCATGGGTGGGGGATCCAGTGGTGGATCTTCAGGATCAAAGAGCATCATGGGAGGTGGCAGTAGTGGAGGATCTTCTGGATGCTGCAGTGGAGGATCCAGCTATGGCATGGGAGGAGGATCCAGTGGTGGGTCTTCAGGAACAAAGATCATTATTGGAG GTGGAGGCAGTGGAGGATCCTCTGGATGCTGCAGTGGAGGATCCAGCTATGGCATGGGAGGAGGATCCAGTGGGGGGTCTTCAGGATCAAAGAGCATCATTGGAGGTGGAAGTAGTGGAGGATCCTCTGGATGCTGTAGTGGAGGATCCAGCTATGGCATGAGTGGAGGATCTAGTGGTGGGTCTTCAGGAACAAAGATCATAATTGGAAGTGGCAGTAGTGGAGGATCTTCTGGATGCTGTAGTGGAGGATCCAGCTATGGCATGGGTGGAGGATCCAGTGGTGGGTCTTCAGGATCAAAGAGCATCATGGGAG GTGGCAGTAGTGGAGGATCCTCTGGATGCTGCAGTGGGGGATCCAGCTATGGCATGGGAGGAGGATCCAGTGGTGGGTCTTCAGGATCAAAGAGCATCATGGGAG gtggaggtggtggaggatcTTCTGGATGCTGTGGTGGGGGCTCCTCAGGGTACGGCATGGGAGGAGGATACAGTGGTGGCAGTGGGGGATCTGGCCAGAAGATCATCATTAGCTCAGGCGGTGGAGGAGGAGGCTCATCTGGATGCTGTGGTGGGGGATCCAGTGGTGGGTCTTCAGGAGGCAAAATCATCATgggaggtggaggtggtggaggatcCTCTGGATGCTGCAGTGGAGGATCCAGTGGTGGCAGTGGCACGATCATCATCAGCTCCGGAGGGGGCAGTGGAGGCTCCTACCAGTCCTCACAACAGAAGTGCCCTATTGTCATCCCCATCATCGGTTCCCATCAAACCAAGCAGGCCTGTCACTGGCCACCCTCCCAGCAGAAGTAA
- the LOC138732184 gene encoding loricrin-like isoform X3: MCSRQTSSQSSGCHSGGSGCHGGSSSSYQAQGSSCCGGSSSGSSSGGGGGCCCSGGSSGYSMGGGYSGGSGGSGQKIIISSGGGGGGSSGCCGGGSSGGSSGGKIIIGGGGGGGSSGCCSGGSSYGMGGGSGGGSSGSKSIIGGGSSGGSSGCCGGGSSGGSSGGKIIIGGGSSGGSSGCCSGGSSYGMGGGSGGGSSGSKSIMGGGSSGGSSGCCSGGSSYGMGGGSGGGSSGSKSIIGGGSSGGSSGCCGGGSGGGSSGTKIIIGGGSSGGSSGCCSGGSSYGMGGGSGGGSSGSKSIIGGGSSGGSSGCCGGGSGGGSSGTKIIIGGGSSGGSSGCCSGGSGYGMGGGSSGGSSGSKSIMGGGSSGGSSGCCSGGSSYGMGGGSSGGSSGTKIIIGGGSSGGSSGCCSGGSSYGMGGGSSGGSSGSKSIMGGGSSGGSSGCCSGGSSYGMGGGSSGGSSGTKIIIGGGGSGGSSGCCSGGSSYGMGGGSSGGSSGSKSIIGGGSSGGSSGCCSGGSSYGMSGGSSGGSSGTKIIIGSGSSGGSSGCCSGGSSYGMGGGSSGGSSGSKSIMGGGSSGGSSGCCSGGSSGGSSGTKIIIGGGSSGGSSGCCSGGSSYGMGGGSSGGSSGSKSIMGGGSSGGSSGCCSGGSSGGSSGTKIIIGGGSSGGSSGCCSGGSSYGMGGGSGYGMGGGSSGGSSGSKTMMGGGGGGGSSGCCGGGSSGYGMGGGYSGGSGGSGQKIIISSGGGGGGSSGCCGGGSSGGSSGGKIIMGGGGGGGSSGCCSGGSSGGSGTIIISSGGGSGGSYQSSQQKCPIVIPIIGSHQTKQACHWPPSQQK, from the exons ATGTGCTCCAGACAGACATCCTCCCAGTCCAGTGGATGCCACAGCGGTGGCTCTGGCTGCCACGggggcagctcctccagctACCAAGCACAGGGCTCCTCCTGCTGTGGAGGCTCCAGCTCAGGCAGCTCCAGTGGTGGAGGAGGCGGATGCTGCTGCAGTGGGGGCTCCTCAGGGTACAGCATGGGAGGAGGATACAGCGGTGGCAGTGGGGGATCTGGCCAGAAGATCATCATTAGCTCAGGCGGTGGAGGAGGAGGCTCATCTGGATGCTGCGGCGGGGGATCCAGTGGTGGTTCTTCCGGAGGCAAGATCATCATCGGAGGTGGAGGCGGTGGAGGATCCTCTGGATGCTGCAGTGGAGGATCCAGCTATGGCATGGGAGGAGGATCCGGAGGTGGGTCTTCAGGATCAAAGAGCATCATTGGAGGTGGAAGTAGTGGAGGATCTTCTGGATGCTGCGGCGGGGGATCCAGTGGTGGTTCTTCAGGAGGCAAGATCATAATTGGAGGTGGAAGTAGTGGAGGATCTTCTGGTTGCTGCAGTGGAGGATCCAGCTATGGCATGGGAGGAGGATCCGGAGGTGGGTCTTCAGGATCAAAGAGCATCATGGGAG GTGGAAGTAGTGGAGGATCTTCTGGGTGTTGTAGTGGAGGATCCAGCTATGGCATGGGAGGAGGATCCGGAGGTGGGTCTTCAGGATCGAAGAGTATCATTGGAGGTGGAAGTAGTGGAGGATCTTCTGGATGCTGTGGTGGGGGATCCGGTGGTGGGTCTTCAGGAACAAAGATCATAATTGGAGGTGGCAGTAGTGGAGGATCTTCTGGTTGCTGCAGTGGAGGATCCAGCTATGGCATGGGAGGAGGATCTGGAGGTGGGTCTTCAGGATCAAAGAGTATCATTGGAGGTGGAAGTAGTGGAGGATCCTCTGGATGCTGTGGTGGGGGATCCGGTGGTGGGTCTTCAGGAACAAAGATCATAATTGGAGGTGGCAGTAGTGGAGGATCTTCTGGATGCTGCAGTGGAGGATCTGGCTATGGCATGGGTGGGGGATCCAGTGGTGGATCTTCAGGATCAAAGAGCATCATGGGAGGTGGCAGTAGTGGAGGATCTTCTGGATGCTGCAGTGGAGGATCCAGCTATGGCATGGGAGGAGGATCCAGTGGTGGGTCTTCAGGAACAAAGATCATAATTGGAGGTGGCAGTAGTGGAGGATCTTCTGGATGCTGCAGTGGAGGATCCAGCTATGGCATGGGTGGGGGATCCAGTGGTGGATCTTCAGGATCAAAGAGCATCATGGGAGGTGGCAGTAGTGGAGGATCTTCTGGATGCTGCAGTGGAGGATCCAGCTATGGCATGGGAGGAGGATCCAGTGGTGGGTCTTCAGGAACAAAGATCATTATTGGAG GTGGAGGCAGTGGAGGATCCTCTGGATGCTGCAGTGGAGGATCCAGCTATGGCATGGGAGGAGGATCCAGTGGGGGGTCTTCAGGATCAAAGAGCATCATTGGAGGTGGAAGTAGTGGAGGATCCTCTGGATGCTGTAGTGGAGGATCCAGCTATGGCATGAGTGGAGGATCTAGTGGTGGGTCTTCAGGAACAAAGATCATAATTGGAAGTGGCAGTAGTGGAGGATCTTCTGGATGCTGTAGTGGAGGATCCAGCTATGGCATGGGTGGAGGATCCAGTGGTGGGTCTTCAGGATCAAAGAGCATCATGGGAGGTGGCAGTAGTGGAGGATCCTCTGGATGCTGCAGTGGAGGATCCAGTGGTGGGTCTTCAGGAACAAAGATCATTATTGGAGGTGGCAGTAGTGGAGGATCCTCTGGATGCTGCAGTGGGGGATCCAGCTATGGCATGGGAGGAGGATCCAGTGGTGGGTCTTCAGGATCAAAGAGCATCATGGGAGGTGGCAGTAGTGGAGGATCCTCTGGATGCTGCAGTGGAGGATCCAGTGGTGGGTCTTCAGGAACAAAGATCATTATTGGAGGTGGCAGTAGTGGAGGATCCTCTGGATGCTGTAGTGGAGGATCCAGCTATGGCATGGGAGGAGGATCTGGCTATGGCATGGGTGGGGGATCCAGTGGTGGGTCTTCAGGATCAAAGACCATGATgggaggtggaggtggtggaggatcTTCTGGATGCTGTGGTGGGGGCTCCTCAGGGTACGGCATGGGAGGAGGATACAGTGGTGGCAGTGGGGGATCTGGCCAGAAGATCATCATTAGCTCAGGCGGTGGAGGAGGAGGCTCATCTGGATGCTGTGGTGGGGGATCCAGTGGTGGGTCTTCAGGAGGCAAAATCATCATgggaggtggaggtggtggaggatcCTCTGGATGCTGCAGTGGAGGATCCAGTGGTGGCAGTGGCACGATCATCATCAGCTCCGGAGGGGGCAGTGGAGGCTCCTACCAGTCCTCACAACAGAAGTGCCCTATTGTCATCCCCATCATCGGTTCCCATCAAACCAAGCAGGCCTGTCACTGGCCACCCTCCCAGCAGAAGTAA